The sequence below is a genomic window from bacterium.
TTCTCCGGCGAATCGTTCACCCAGTGCCCGCTCACGCTTGACTACGATGTCCTGCTGGGCCTGCTCGAGAAGGTCGACTTCGGGATGATCGAGGACGGCACTGCCATCGGCACCGGGCTGGCCAACGCGCTGAACCGTCTGCGCGAGTCCAATGCCAAAAGCAAGATCGTGATCCTGCTCACCGACGGGGTCAACAACCGCGGCCAGATCGAGCCGCTCACCGCCGCGCAGGTCGCCAAGACCCTCGGTGTCAAAGTCTACACCATCGGCGCCGGCAAGCCCGGCAACGCCATGTATCCGGTCGAGGATCCGATCTTCGGCAAACGCTACATCAGTCTGCCCAACGAGATCGACGAGGAGATTCTCCAGCAAATCGCCGACATGACCGGCGGGCGCTACTACCGCGCCCAATCGGAACAGATGCTCGAACGCATCTACAAGGAAATCAGCACGCTGGAAAAGACCGAAGTAAAGGTGAAGGAATACGTTCAATACCGCGACCTGTTCGGCTGGTTCGCCGCCCTGGCGCTGGGGGCCACCGTGCTGAGCGCCGTGCTGTCGGGAACCTGGTTCCGGCGGATTCCGTAAGAGAAGCCCTATGCGATTCGGCGCCTCACAATGGCTCTGGGGACTGGCGGCGTTGCCGCTCTTGCTGGGCTTTCTGGTCTGGACTTGGCGGGCCCGGGCGCGTC
It includes:
- a CDS encoding VWA domain-containing protein codes for the protein MILRFAQPWFLAGLLVVAALVWWEIRSRRRARAAAFSSLSLLGDARPSWRVRLSWVPSAARILALVALVLAIARPQSGTASREITSEGIDIVLALDVSGSMKAEDFQPHNRLYVAKEVIRDFVKGRTNDRIGLVVFSGESFTQCPLTLDYDVLLGLLEKVDFGMIEDGTAIGTGLANALNRLRESNAKSKIVILLTDGVNNRGQIEPLTAAQVAKTLGVKVYTIGAGKPGNAMYPVEDPIFGKRYISLPNEIDEEILQQIADMTGGRYYRAQSEQMLERIYKEISTLEKTEVKVKEYVQYRDLFGWFAALALGATVLSAVLSGTWFRRIP